In Deltaproteobacteria bacterium, one genomic interval encodes:
- a CDS encoding thiamine pyrophosphate-binding protein codes for MADAYFRLTSTPLPVYVSTGPGPMNMMIAVANAFYDSSAFLCITGQVTTDQFDTGALQEEYRYYAGDFPSVMKPIVKHSWQVRKVEDLPRYLPKAFKLMRTGRPGPCHLDIPYDLYVKKADVEIPDPEQWSKPISWRTPASPEAVERALNLLIKTPRSLILAGGGVMVSEATRELRDLAEYLQIPVYTTLMGKGVMAEKDNLYLGVAGCWGDYPAAEAARNADLILAVGARFADLHCASWLPGYTYNIPPTKLIQVDIDASEIGRNYPVELGIVADAKAFLGQMLKMAKDKGLKRDGKAWAAEVYGYKTEWRNFVEPYHKNDEVPIDPRRVLLDMRRISPDDTIMVVDVGNNQAWVEQYWGTPRPKTHISPGGFAAMGFGVCGVLGAKLARPESPCVNVCSDGGFLMAPHAVATSVQYDMPAIWVILNNYAIGCIRDLQRFYLDGREIGTSFRKDKTGELWNPDFAKMAESMGARGVRIEKPADFAPAYEEALKSNVSTVFDVIINRDTPVPLTSTWQMPPIPAADPTFGKKKVR; via the coding sequence ATGGCCGACGCCTACTTCAGACTCACCTCCACCCCCCTACCGGTCTACGTGTCCACCGGACCCGGGCCGATGAACATGATGATTGCCGTGGCCAACGCTTTTTATGACTCCTCCGCCTTTCTTTGCATTACCGGTCAGGTGACCACGGATCAGTTCGACACCGGAGCCCTCCAGGAGGAATATCGCTACTACGCCGGGGACTTTCCCTCGGTAATGAAACCCATCGTCAAACATTCCTGGCAAGTCCGCAAGGTAGAAGACCTGCCGCGCTATTTGCCCAAGGCCTTTAAACTGATGCGCACCGGCAGGCCGGGTCCGTGTCACCTGGACATCCCGTACGACTTGTACGTCAAGAAGGCGGACGTGGAGATCCCGGACCCGGAGCAATGGTCGAAACCCATCAGCTGGCGGACTCCCGCCTCCCCGGAGGCGGTGGAGAGAGCTTTGAACCTGCTGATAAAAACGCCTCGCTCCCTCATCCTGGCCGGCGGCGGCGTGATGGTCTCCGAAGCCACCCGTGAGCTGCGGGACCTTGCCGAGTACCTGCAGATTCCGGTGTACACCACTTTGATGGGCAAAGGCGTTATGGCCGAGAAGGACAACCTCTACCTCGGGGTCGCCGGCTGTTGGGGCGATTACCCGGCCGCCGAGGCCGCCCGCAACGCAGACTTGATTCTTGCCGTGGGCGCCAGGTTTGCCGATCTGCACTGTGCATCCTGGCTGCCCGGCTACACGTACAACATTCCCCCAACCAAATTGATCCAGGTGGACATCGACGCCTCCGAGATCGGACGCAATTATCCCGTGGAACTCGGCATCGTCGCCGACGCCAAGGCCTTCCTGGGGCAAATGTTGAAGATGGCCAAGGATAAAGGCCTGAAGCGGGACGGCAAGGCATGGGCCGCCGAAGTCTACGGATACAAAACCGAGTGGCGAAACTTCGTCGAACCGTACCACAAGAATGACGAAGTGCCCATTGACCCCAGACGCGTCCTCCTCGACATGCGGAGGATTTCCCCGGACGACACCATCATGGTGGTGGACGTGGGCAACAACCAGGCGTGGGTTGAACAGTACTGGGGTACGCCGAGGCCCAAGACCCACATCAGTCCCGGTGGGTTTGCCGCCATGGGGTTCGGAGTTTGTGGGGTTCTCGGCGCCAAGCTCGCCAGACCCGAGTCCCCCTGCGTCAACGTGTGCAGCGACGGCGGTTTTCTGATGGCCCCTCATGCCGTGGCCACGTCGGTACAGTATGATATGCCCGCCATCTGGGTTATTTTGAATAATTACGCCATCGGCTGTATCCGCGACCTGCAGCGCTTCTACCTGGACGGCCGCGAGATCGGCACCAGCTTCAGGAAAGACAAGACCGGTGAACTCTGGAATCCCGACTTTGCCAAGATGGCGGAGTCCATGGGGGCTCGGGGGGTTCGTATCGAAAAACCGGCGGACTTTGCGCCCGCGTACGAGGAGGCTCTGAAATCCAACGTGTCCACGGTCTTCGATGTCATCATCAACCGTGACACGCCGGTACCGTTGACCTCCACCTGGCAGATGCCGCCCATCCCGGCGGCCGACCCCACGTTCGGCAAGAAGAAGGTGAGGTAA